In the Mastomys coucha isolate ucsf_1 unplaced genomic scaffold, UCSF_Mcou_1 pScaffold18, whole genome shotgun sequence genome, one interval contains:
- the LOC116097145 gene encoding cyclin-dependent kinase 11B isoform X3, whose product MSQSDDRDSKRDSLEEGELRDHRMEITIRNSPYRREDSMEDRGEEDDSLAIKPPQQMSRKEKAHHRKDEKRKEKRRHRSHSAEGGKHARVKEKEREHERRKRHREEQDKARREWERQKRREMAREHSRRERDRLEQLERKRERERKMREQQKEQREQKERERRAEERRKEREARREVSAHHRTMREDYNDKGKVGHWSRSPLRPPRERFELGDNRKPVKEEKVEERDLLSDLQDISDSERKTSSAASSSAESGSGSEEEEEEEEEEEEEEGSTSEESEEEEEEEEEEEEEETGSNSEEASEQSAEEVSDEEMSEDEDRENENHILVVPESRFDRDSGDSEEGEEEVGEGTPQSSAPTEGDYVPDSPALSPIELKQELPKYLPALQGCRSVEEFQCLNRIEEGTYGVVYRAKDKKTDEIVALKRLKMEKEKEGFPITSLREINTILKAQHPNIVTVREIVVGSNMDKIYIVMNYVEHDLKSLMETMKQPFLPGEVKTLMIQLLSGVKHLHDNWILHRDLKTSNLLLSHAGILKVGDFGLAREYGSPLKAYTPVVVTLWYRAPELLLGAKEYSTAVDMWSVGCIFGELLTQKPLFPGKSEIDQINKVFKDLGTPSEKIWPGYNDLPAVKKMTFSEYPYNNLRKRFGALLSDQGFDLMNKFLTYYPGRRINAEDGLKHEYFRETPLPIDPSMFPTWPAKSEQQRVKRGTSPRPPEGGLGYSQLGDDDLKETGFHLTTTNQGASAAGPGFSLKF is encoded by the exons CAG AGGCGAGGAGGATGATTCTCTGGCCATCAAACCACCCCAGCAAATGTCTCGGAAAGAAAAGGCTCACCacagaaaagatgagaaaagaaaagagaaacgtCGACATCGTAGCCATTCAGCAGAGGGAG GGAAACATGCcagagtaaaagagaaagaaagagaacacgAACGCCGGAAACGCCATCGAGAGGAACAAGATAAAGCTCGAAGGGAATGGGAAAGACAAAAAAGGAGGGAAATGGCAAGAGAGCATTccaggagagagag GGACCGCCTGGAGCAgttagaaaggaagagggagcGGGAGCGCAAAATGAGGGAGCAACAGAAGGAACAGCGAGAACAAAAGGAGCGGGAACGGAGGGCAGAGGAACGTCGCAAAGAGAGAGAAGCACGTAGGGAAG TCTCTGCACATCACCGTACCATGAGAGAGGACTACAATGATAAGGGAAAGGTTGGCCACTGGAGCCGCAGCCCTCTGAGGCCACCAAGAGAGCGTTTTGAGCTGGGAGACAACCGGAAGCCAG taaaagaagagaaggtggaagaaAGAGACTTGTTGTCAGACCTCCAGGACATCAGTGACAGCGAGAGGAAAACCAGCTCAGCTGCGTCTTCATCAG CAGAATCAGGTTCAGGttctgaagaggaggaggaggaagaagaagaggaagaagaggaagaagggagcacCAGTGAAGaatcagaggaagaggaggaggaagaagaggaggaggaggaggaggagactggaaGCAACTCTGAGGAAGCCTCAGAACAGTCTGCAG AAGAAGTCAGTGATGAAGAAATGAGTgaagatgaagacagagaaaatgagaacCACATCTTGGTTG TTCCAGAGTCGCGATTTGACCGAGATTCTGGGGACagtgaagaaggggaagaagaagttGGTGAAGGGACCCCACAAAGCAGTGCCCCTACCGAAGGAGACTATGTTCCTGACTCTCCAGCTCTGTCACCTATTGAGCTAAAACAAGAACTGCCCAAGTACCTGCCAGCCCTGCAG GGATGCCGGAGCGTAGAGGAGTTTCAGTGTCTAAACAGGATTGAAGAAGGCACCTATGgggtggtctacagagcaaaagacaagaaaacag ATGAAATTGTGGCTCTGAAGCGgttaaagatggagaaagagaaggaaggcttCCCAATcacatcactgagggaaatcaacACCATCCTCAAAGCCCAGCACCCCAATATCGTCACTGTGAGA GAAATTGTTGTGGGAAGCAACATGGACAAGATCTACATTGTAATGAACTACGTGGAACATGACCTCAAGAGCCTAATGGAGACCATGAAGCAGCCCTTCCTGCCAG GGGAGGTAAAGACCCTGATGATTCAGCTGCTGAGTGGGGTGAAGCACCTCCATGACAATTGGATCCTACACCGTGACCTTAAGACCTCTAACCTTCTGCTGAGCCATGCTGGCATTCTCAAG GTGGGCGACTTTGGGCTGGCTCGGGAGTATGGATCACCCCTAAAGGCTTACACTCCAGTTGTTGTGACCCTGTGGTATCGTGCCCCAGAACTGCTGCTTGGTGCTAAG GAATATTCCACAGCTGTGGACATGTGGTCAGTGGGCTGTATATTTGGAGAACTGCTGACACAGAAGCCTCTGTTCCCTGGGAAGTCAGAGATTGATCAGATTAACAAGGTTTTTAAG GACCTGGGTACTCCCAGTGAGAAAATCTGGCCTGGCTATAATGACCTCCCAGCTGTCAAGAAGATGACCTTCAGCGAGTATCCCTATAACAACCTCCGAAAGCGATTCGGGGCTTTGTTATCAGATCAAGGATTTGATCTCATGAACAA GTTTCTGACATACTACCCGGGGAGGAGGATCAATGCAGAAGATGGCCTCAAGCATGAGTATTTCCGAGAGACTCCCCTCCCCATCGACCCATCCATGTTCCCCACATGGCCTGCCAAGAGTGAGCAGCAGAGGGTGAAGCGAGGCACGAGTCCACGGCCTCCTGAGGGCGGCCTGGGCTACAGCCAGCTG GGTGATGATGACTTGAAGGAGACGGGCTTCCACCTCACTACCACCAACCAGGGCGCTTCAGCTGCCGGCCCTGGCTTCAGCCTCAAGTTCTAA
- the LOC116097145 gene encoding cyclin-dependent kinase 11B isoform X1, which translates to MGDEKDSWKVKTLDEILQEKKRRKEQEEKAEIKRLKNSDDRDSKRDSLEEGELRDHRMEITIRNSPYRREDSMEDRGEEDDSLAIKPPQQMSRKEKAHHRKDEKRKEKRRHRSHSAEGGKHARVKEKEREHERRKRHREEQDKARREWERQKRREMAREHSRRERDRLEQLERKRERERKMREQQKEQREQKERERRAEERRKEREARREVSAHHRTMREDYNDKGKVGHWSRSPLRPPRERFELGDNRKPVKEEKVEERDLLSDLQDISDSERKTSSAASSSAESGSGSEEEEEEEEEEEEEEGSTSEESEEEEEEEEEEEEEETGSNSEEASEQSAEEVSDEEMSEDEDRENENHILVVPESRFDRDSGDSEEGEEEVGEGTPQSSAPTEGDYVPDSPALSPIELKQELPKYLPALQGCRSVEEFQCLNRIEEGTYGVVYRAKDKKTDEIVALKRLKMEKEKEGFPITSLREINTILKAQHPNIVTVREIVVGSNMDKIYIVMNYVEHDLKSLMETMKQPFLPGEVKTLMIQLLSGVKHLHDNWILHRDLKTSNLLLSHAGILKVGDFGLAREYGSPLKAYTPVVVTLWYRAPELLLGAKEYSTAVDMWSVGCIFGELLTQKPLFPGKSEIDQINKVFKDLGTPSEKIWPGYNDLPAVKKMTFSEYPYNNLRKRFGALLSDQGFDLMNKFLTYYPGRRINAEDGLKHEYFRETPLPIDPSMFPTWPAKSEQQRVKRGTSPRPPEGGLGYSQLGDDDLKETGFHLTTTNQGASAAGPGFSLKF; encoded by the exons CAG AGGCGAGGAGGATGATTCTCTGGCCATCAAACCACCCCAGCAAATGTCTCGGAAAGAAAAGGCTCACCacagaaaagatgagaaaagaaaagagaaacgtCGACATCGTAGCCATTCAGCAGAGGGAG GGAAACATGCcagagtaaaagagaaagaaagagaacacgAACGCCGGAAACGCCATCGAGAGGAACAAGATAAAGCTCGAAGGGAATGGGAAAGACAAAAAAGGAGGGAAATGGCAAGAGAGCATTccaggagagagag GGACCGCCTGGAGCAgttagaaaggaagagggagcGGGAGCGCAAAATGAGGGAGCAACAGAAGGAACAGCGAGAACAAAAGGAGCGGGAACGGAGGGCAGAGGAACGTCGCAAAGAGAGAGAAGCACGTAGGGAAG TCTCTGCACATCACCGTACCATGAGAGAGGACTACAATGATAAGGGAAAGGTTGGCCACTGGAGCCGCAGCCCTCTGAGGCCACCAAGAGAGCGTTTTGAGCTGGGAGACAACCGGAAGCCAG taaaagaagagaaggtggaagaaAGAGACTTGTTGTCAGACCTCCAGGACATCAGTGACAGCGAGAGGAAAACCAGCTCAGCTGCGTCTTCATCAG CAGAATCAGGTTCAGGttctgaagaggaggaggaggaagaagaagaggaagaagaggaagaagggagcacCAGTGAAGaatcagaggaagaggaggaggaagaagaggaggaggaggaggaggagactggaaGCAACTCTGAGGAAGCCTCAGAACAGTCTGCAG AAGAAGTCAGTGATGAAGAAATGAGTgaagatgaagacagagaaaatgagaacCACATCTTGGTTG TTCCAGAGTCGCGATTTGACCGAGATTCTGGGGACagtgaagaaggggaagaagaagttGGTGAAGGGACCCCACAAAGCAGTGCCCCTACCGAAGGAGACTATGTTCCTGACTCTCCAGCTCTGTCACCTATTGAGCTAAAACAAGAACTGCCCAAGTACCTGCCAGCCCTGCAG GGATGCCGGAGCGTAGAGGAGTTTCAGTGTCTAAACAGGATTGAAGAAGGCACCTATGgggtggtctacagagcaaaagacaagaaaacag ATGAAATTGTGGCTCTGAAGCGgttaaagatggagaaagagaaggaaggcttCCCAATcacatcactgagggaaatcaacACCATCCTCAAAGCCCAGCACCCCAATATCGTCACTGTGAGA GAAATTGTTGTGGGAAGCAACATGGACAAGATCTACATTGTAATGAACTACGTGGAACATGACCTCAAGAGCCTAATGGAGACCATGAAGCAGCCCTTCCTGCCAG GGGAGGTAAAGACCCTGATGATTCAGCTGCTGAGTGGGGTGAAGCACCTCCATGACAATTGGATCCTACACCGTGACCTTAAGACCTCTAACCTTCTGCTGAGCCATGCTGGCATTCTCAAG GTGGGCGACTTTGGGCTGGCTCGGGAGTATGGATCACCCCTAAAGGCTTACACTCCAGTTGTTGTGACCCTGTGGTATCGTGCCCCAGAACTGCTGCTTGGTGCTAAG GAATATTCCACAGCTGTGGACATGTGGTCAGTGGGCTGTATATTTGGAGAACTGCTGACACAGAAGCCTCTGTTCCCTGGGAAGTCAGAGATTGATCAGATTAACAAGGTTTTTAAG GACCTGGGTACTCCCAGTGAGAAAATCTGGCCTGGCTATAATGACCTCCCAGCTGTCAAGAAGATGACCTTCAGCGAGTATCCCTATAACAACCTCCGAAAGCGATTCGGGGCTTTGTTATCAGATCAAGGATTTGATCTCATGAACAA GTTTCTGACATACTACCCGGGGAGGAGGATCAATGCAGAAGATGGCCTCAAGCATGAGTATTTCCGAGAGACTCCCCTCCCCATCGACCCATCCATGTTCCCCACATGGCCTGCCAAGAGTGAGCAGCAGAGGGTGAAGCGAGGCACGAGTCCACGGCCTCCTGAGGGCGGCCTGGGCTACAGCCAGCTG GGTGATGATGACTTGAAGGAGACGGGCTTCCACCTCACTACCACCAACCAGGGCGCTTCAGCTGCCGGCCCTGGCTTCAGCCTCAAGTTCTAA
- the LOC116097145 gene encoding cyclin-dependent kinase 11B isoform X2 codes for MGDEKDSWKVKTLDEILQEKKRRKEQEEKAEIKRLKNSDDRDSKRDSLEEGELRDHRMEITIRNSPYRREDSMEDRGEEDDSLAIKPPQQMSRKEKAHHRKDEKRKEKRRHRSHSAEGGKHARVKEKEREHERRKRHREEQDKARREWERQKRREMAREHSRRERDRLEQLERKRERERKMREQQKEQREQKERERRAEERRKEREARREVSAHHRTMREDYNDKGKVGHWSRSPLRPPRERFELGDNRKPVKEEKVEERDLLSDLQDISDSERKTSSAASSSESGSGSEEEEEEEEEEEEEEGSTSEESEEEEEEEEEEEEEETGSNSEEASEQSAEEVSDEEMSEDEDRENENHILVVPESRFDRDSGDSEEGEEEVGEGTPQSSAPTEGDYVPDSPALSPIELKQELPKYLPALQGCRSVEEFQCLNRIEEGTYGVVYRAKDKKTDEIVALKRLKMEKEKEGFPITSLREINTILKAQHPNIVTVREIVVGSNMDKIYIVMNYVEHDLKSLMETMKQPFLPGEVKTLMIQLLSGVKHLHDNWILHRDLKTSNLLLSHAGILKVGDFGLAREYGSPLKAYTPVVVTLWYRAPELLLGAKEYSTAVDMWSVGCIFGELLTQKPLFPGKSEIDQINKVFKDLGTPSEKIWPGYNDLPAVKKMTFSEYPYNNLRKRFGALLSDQGFDLMNKFLTYYPGRRINAEDGLKHEYFRETPLPIDPSMFPTWPAKSEQQRVKRGTSPRPPEGGLGYSQLGDDDLKETGFHLTTTNQGASAAGPGFSLKF; via the exons CAG AGGCGAGGAGGATGATTCTCTGGCCATCAAACCACCCCAGCAAATGTCTCGGAAAGAAAAGGCTCACCacagaaaagatgagaaaagaaaagagaaacgtCGACATCGTAGCCATTCAGCAGAGGGAG GGAAACATGCcagagtaaaagagaaagaaagagaacacgAACGCCGGAAACGCCATCGAGAGGAACAAGATAAAGCTCGAAGGGAATGGGAAAGACAAAAAAGGAGGGAAATGGCAAGAGAGCATTccaggagagagag GGACCGCCTGGAGCAgttagaaaggaagagggagcGGGAGCGCAAAATGAGGGAGCAACAGAAGGAACAGCGAGAACAAAAGGAGCGGGAACGGAGGGCAGAGGAACGTCGCAAAGAGAGAGAAGCACGTAGGGAAG TCTCTGCACATCACCGTACCATGAGAGAGGACTACAATGATAAGGGAAAGGTTGGCCACTGGAGCCGCAGCCCTCTGAGGCCACCAAGAGAGCGTTTTGAGCTGGGAGACAACCGGAAGCCAG taaaagaagagaaggtggaagaaAGAGACTTGTTGTCAGACCTCCAGGACATCAGTGACAGCGAGAGGAAAACCAGCTCAGCTGCGTCTTCATCAG AATCAGGTTCAGGttctgaagaggaggaggaggaagaagaagaggaagaagaggaagaagggagcacCAGTGAAGaatcagaggaagaggaggaggaagaagaggaggaggaggaggaggagactggaaGCAACTCTGAGGAAGCCTCAGAACAGTCTGCAG AAGAAGTCAGTGATGAAGAAATGAGTgaagatgaagacagagaaaatgagaacCACATCTTGGTTG TTCCAGAGTCGCGATTTGACCGAGATTCTGGGGACagtgaagaaggggaagaagaagttGGTGAAGGGACCCCACAAAGCAGTGCCCCTACCGAAGGAGACTATGTTCCTGACTCTCCAGCTCTGTCACCTATTGAGCTAAAACAAGAACTGCCCAAGTACCTGCCAGCCCTGCAG GGATGCCGGAGCGTAGAGGAGTTTCAGTGTCTAAACAGGATTGAAGAAGGCACCTATGgggtggtctacagagcaaaagacaagaaaacag ATGAAATTGTGGCTCTGAAGCGgttaaagatggagaaagagaaggaaggcttCCCAATcacatcactgagggaaatcaacACCATCCTCAAAGCCCAGCACCCCAATATCGTCACTGTGAGA GAAATTGTTGTGGGAAGCAACATGGACAAGATCTACATTGTAATGAACTACGTGGAACATGACCTCAAGAGCCTAATGGAGACCATGAAGCAGCCCTTCCTGCCAG GGGAGGTAAAGACCCTGATGATTCAGCTGCTGAGTGGGGTGAAGCACCTCCATGACAATTGGATCCTACACCGTGACCTTAAGACCTCTAACCTTCTGCTGAGCCATGCTGGCATTCTCAAG GTGGGCGACTTTGGGCTGGCTCGGGAGTATGGATCACCCCTAAAGGCTTACACTCCAGTTGTTGTGACCCTGTGGTATCGTGCCCCAGAACTGCTGCTTGGTGCTAAG GAATATTCCACAGCTGTGGACATGTGGTCAGTGGGCTGTATATTTGGAGAACTGCTGACACAGAAGCCTCTGTTCCCTGGGAAGTCAGAGATTGATCAGATTAACAAGGTTTTTAAG GACCTGGGTACTCCCAGTGAGAAAATCTGGCCTGGCTATAATGACCTCCCAGCTGTCAAGAAGATGACCTTCAGCGAGTATCCCTATAACAACCTCCGAAAGCGATTCGGGGCTTTGTTATCAGATCAAGGATTTGATCTCATGAACAA GTTTCTGACATACTACCCGGGGAGGAGGATCAATGCAGAAGATGGCCTCAAGCATGAGTATTTCCGAGAGACTCCCCTCCCCATCGACCCATCCATGTTCCCCACATGGCCTGCCAAGAGTGAGCAGCAGAGGGTGAAGCGAGGCACGAGTCCACGGCCTCCTGAGGGCGGCCTGGGCTACAGCCAGCTG GGTGATGATGACTTGAAGGAGACGGGCTTCCACCTCACTACCACCAACCAGGGCGCTTCAGCTGCCGGCCCTGGCTTCAGCCTCAAGTTCTAA